Within the Anas acuta chromosome 6, bAnaAcu1.1, whole genome shotgun sequence genome, the region CGGGTGGGTGCTGGCGGCGAGCTGAGGGGGCCACGTGGAGCTGGTGGCAGCCAAAGGGTGCTGTAGAAGGGAAGGGGGCGTGTGGAAGGGGGTTTGGATCCTGTGAGTCCTGAAATAGGCACCTGTGCTTCGCTCCGAGCAGGTTTGCCCGCGCCATGAGCATCCACACCATGGTGCTGACCTCCATCAAGGGCACCCCGCTGTACATGTCCCCTGAGCTGGTGGAGGAGAAGCCGTACGACCACACGGCAGACCTCTGGTCGGTGGGCTGCATCCTGTACGAGCTGTTCGTGGGCACCCCTCCCTTCTACACCAGCAGCATCTTCCAGCTCGTCAGCCTCATCGTCAAGGACCCTGTCAAATGGCCCGAGGCCATAAGCCCGGTCTTCAAGGTAAGGGGACAAAAGGGACGAAGCCCTGCCTGTGGGGTGAGACCTGCTGGGGAGCTGATGGCCCCGTGTGCTGCACCGGTGGCTCACGCTTCGTTTTTCTCTCCCCTAGCAGGGATTTGAGAGCACAGCAAAGGGCTGAGGGCTTGGcctcctgggctgggggctcttATCATATCTGCTGCCCCTTCCTAAgttgggaaactgaggcaggcagcagagcagtggTTTAGTGGGCTGGGAAGGGAAAGCGCCTTCCCACTGCACATCTACCCTCGGCACCAGCCCCACTTTTTCTCAGAACGGTGCAGAGAACCCAGGGGCCCTGGGCTCCCTCTCTGAGGCTGGGGGAAGCGCAGTGTCACGCTGAGCACGTCTGACCCTGGCGCTGTGCTGTCCGTAGAGcttcctgcaggggctgctgatGAAGGACCCCCGGCAGCGCCTGTCGTGGCCGGAGCTGCTCTCCCACCCCTTCATTGCTGGCCGGGTTACTGGTGAGcaccaagtttttttttccagtttgggaCAGGTTCTTTTCCTCTGAGTACTGCCTGCAGACCGGGACCACTGCCCTTCCCTGATTTCTTGTGTTTGTCTGgtctttccctccttcctcccagtTTCTTCCAGTCACCAACCCCTAGCTCCTGCCCCTGGGGTTGCTCAGAGTCCCCTGGGGTTCCCCTGGGATCACGGAGCCGGTCACTTTCCCAGTGTCCCAGGGGGGATCTGCTGCTGAAGATCTGCCTTCACCTTCGCAGTGATCGACGACACAGAAGAGCATGGGATCTCAAACCCCTTCACCACCAAGCtgcccccagagctgcaggcCCTGAAGGAGCAGCAAGCTCattccctggcccccaggagCGGCCAGTCCAGGATCCTGAGAAAGGCCCGGCAGAAGATGGCTGAGGAGGCACAGAAGAAGGTAGAAGAAAGTGTGGGGTTCCCTGGACTGTGCCCCATTGTTATGGCAAAGGAAGGGCACTGAAATGGGGCCTGGTGGGAAAGACAGAAGGTGCAGGGAAATGATGGGGGTATTTATTGGCCCTATATAAGGCAGGATGTGGGATCCTTGGTGTGTGGGGGGCATCAGGGGCTCGTCTGGCTGTCTGAATAACCCTGACCAAACGTCTCTGCCGTCACCCAGGAGCAGCTAAAGGCAAATACTGCATGTCTGAAGGATTCTGGCAAGGGAAACGCTGGGCATAaacccagagcagctcctgggaaggCAGCCCTAGGGGAGGGGGAGCCACCAGCTGCCTCCAAAGAGAAGAACTCCAGTGTCCTGCAAGGAAAGAGCAGCGTGGCACAGCGGCAGCTGGAGGAGCCTCCTCCCAGCCCATGGtaaggcagggctggggctgggagaggaggaagaggggaaagcTCACTTAACGGGTCGTTTTCTTTGCCAGGGAGCACAGCATCACTCACGATTACGAGCAGGAGTTCTGCAGAGCAGGAGTCCCTCTGcacgctgctgctggcagggcacagccccacgGCAGGCGCAGCATTGAGGCTGTGGACCTGGAGAGCGAGGTGAGCGGGGGTCTGGCAGCGAGGACAGCAGCGCCTGCCGCCTAGGGTCTGCTGCAGAGACCCTGGAGCAGGCGGGGTCTGGCTCCAGCCTTCTCTCCTCCGTGGTCAGGAGCTGGAGAGTGATGAGGAGTGGCAGCACCTGATCGAGGCCACCGAGCCCTCGGCCACGCAGCTGAGCGTGCCGCTGAGCCTCCTGAGGGACACAGCCTTCCGCCACCGCCTCCGGGCCCGCCTCGCAGCCTCTGCTCAGCaggtgaggggcctggaggcCTTCTTCTTTCCTGGGGTTGGGGCAGGAGCACTAGGAGAGCCCCCACTCTGTCCTGGAGAGTCCCGCTGCTTCCTCAGGAAGCGGAGCTGCCTCATATTTAACTTGTCAGCCGCTCCCCTGCCTTAGAGGGTGAtggagaggctggggctgctgctgagcacgaGCCTTTTTGGCTTTCCGTGCTCAGGTGCTAGAAGGGATGCTAGAGGGAGCCTCCCACCTCCGCCCCGTGCTCCGTGTTGTGGGCAACCTCCTGGCTACCCGCTGCCACgccgagctgctggagcagttgTGCCTGGAGCTGAACGTGCCGCTGGCCCTGTTGCAGCTGACCAAGCAGATCCTGCAAAGCGGATGCACGAAGCAGGTGGGTGGATGGCCCCAGGCGGACTGAAGCTCCCTCAGTCCCGCAGCGTGGCTGTATTAGGGGATGCTGGGGAGCTCCTTGTGTCCTACAGGTGCTGGCTTACAGGCACAGTGCTTCCTCCTGGCCCCCTTGAGGAGGGAGAGGCCGTGGCCAGGAAGGATGCCCCTGCGGTGGTGTTGGAATGGCCAGCAGGCATTTGCCTCCTgctgtttctctctgttctgcagcagccctggtgTGTCGCAGTGCTGACAGACCTCGTCAGGGTGACCACGGTTTATTTCAGCAGTGCgtgcagcctggaggagagTGAGCAGAAGGACAGGTAGGGACAAGGCCCCCCTGTAGGGGCACGGCCAGCTCTTGTCCTTCCAGTCAGTGACCAcctttctctgctctcctttaCTCTTGCTGCCTCGCCAAGCCTGCAGGCCTTCCAGGAGAGTGCCAACCACTTCCTCGCCCTGCTGCTGGATCTGCTGGCTGAGCCAGCCGACAGTGAGATGAGACTCTGCCAGCAAAGCCTCCTGGTAAGGGTGCCCctgtctttcttctcctcccctcacagcagctgtggggctgggcgTGCATCCTAGGGGgagagcaggctgaggagcCCGCTCCCAGCTGTGTGACCTGATGCATCCTAGTCAGGGCAAGCTGTCTGAGCCCCTggttttgttagttttgttttgtttgttttgtggggaTCTCAGAAAGGAATTCTCTGAGGGGGCGCCTCCACGTGTACCCCTCCCGCAGCCAGCCTGTGGCTGCCACgcagcagcagtggggctgaggtggctgcaggggaCGTTGGGCCCTGAATTTGGGCCCTTTTCCCACCTCTGCTCTCCCCGCTTAGCTTCCTCCACGGTTGCTTGTCTCTCTCCTCTCACTCTCCACCCGCTGTGACGGCAATCCCCGTGTCTCCCCCAGTGCTTCACGCTGCTCTGTGAGAGCCTGGACGCCACGTGCCCCTCTGTCTCTGCTCCTTTCTACACCAGCCTGCGAGAGGAGCATCAGCCCCTGCTGGACAGGCTTCTCCAGGGATCCCTCTCAGAGCATCACGCTTTGCCAGGTAGCACTGGTGGCAGCTCTCCGTCTCCTCCTGGGGCTTCCTAGggtttcccttctccctccagcCCTTTAGTTCCCCCAGAGCACTGACAGCCACTGCAGTACCATTTCCAGCAGAAAGTGGCTGCCCAAATTGCTCAAACCCCTGCTGCTCAGGGCTCTCctgttctctcttctctccctcaCTCCCAGATCTCACTCTTCTCATCGCCCAAGCCTGACTTTTCCTCTCTTGgcctccagccccatcccaaACTGCTCCTCAGCGCCCTTCAGCCAGGCTCTGTCCCTGTGCAGGTGCAGCGATGGAGGCCAAATCAGCCCATGACCAGAGCCAACATGTGGCAGACCTTTACACAGCCGCGTTGGCCGctgcctgcagcatccccctggCGAGGAACAGCAGTCGGGACGCCAAGAAGCAGGTCAGGCCAGCTCTCTTTGCAGGGCATGGATGTACAGCCTctctggaggcagcaggagaatCTCTTTTTCAGCAGTGAAATGCAGGGCCGGGGTTCTCCAAGTTTGCTGTCCAAGATTTGAAGTCCAAGAGCTGAGCTCCAGGAGTTTGAGGACTCCTGAATCTATTAAAAGACTCACGCTGGGGAAGCCTAAATATTTATTGCCTAAACATTTATTGCCTAAATAAATAGGCAATGCAGAGAAGGCACGAGGAATTCCTAAATGCCTGTGATAGGAGCTGTAGGGAATCTGAAGCTGAATGACACTGACAAAGAGGGAAATCAGGAACAGATTTATATTTGATCATTACCCTGAACTCTGAgccagcagagaggaaagcagagtATGAAACTTGTTCGGTCTGTGCAACGCTTCCTGCGCCCGGGCTGCCTAACAGGCTGTGCTTTCTGCAGGTTGCTTTCAGGGTAGCTGAAAAGCTTACGGATGGAGAGAACCGACAGCTTGGGAGGCTGCTGGGAAGGCTGGAGCACCCAGGCTGCTCCTTGAACGTCCTGAAGGTAAGAGCTCTGCCCATTTTTCCGTCTGCCCATGGAGGTGCCTGCTTGCATCTCTCCCCTCCACCTCGCAGATCCTCTACGCTGCCTGCCACGCCAGCCCGAGCCTGTGCCAGCACCTAGGGAGGAGCCAGCAAGCGTGGGgttgcctcctgcagctctcacaggGCAAGgtagggctggctgcagcccctgtgctggggagggagggagtgcAGCaaccaggagctgctcctctAGGCTATCTTCCTCCCGGGGCCTCGAAacatcccctcctcccctcccagccctgtgaCTCCCGCTCCCTCGGCAGGTCCCCATGGCAGAGGCGGCCCAGGGGGTGTCCTGCGAGGCTTCCCTGtacctgctggccctgctcaccctgcagccccaggcctGCCCTCCCAGGTAAGCACCCGTGGGCgagataaaaacattttctgcccCCAAACAAACCTGTCCTACCCAGAGCTGGGCTCCTGTTCCTGCTGTCCCCTCCGATCCTGACGCCCAGCGTGGCCAAGGAAGCTCTGGGATGCAGGGCTCGCCCTCCTCCCACACGGTGGCTACTTCCCAGCCCTGTGGGGTGTTTctttcccctgctccctgtgttTCAGGCTCGAGGAGGTGCTTTCCCTGGCCGTGGATGTCCTCACCCAGTCTCCTGTCGCCTCCCGAGTGGTGAGTGTGTTCCCGGAGGCACCACGGGGAGGGCTGTGGAGCCCCACACCCCGTCGGGGCCCTGCTCTTGGTCACGCAGCACGGgctggggcaggtgctgagccaCCAGTGGGCAGGAAGGTCCCAAAGGTGCCGATCTCTGCTcccccagggtgctgcagccTTCCTCCTGGCACAGCTCAGTCAGCACGGggtggacgtggtgcttggggaagAAGAGGTCCTACCGGCGGTGACCAACGCCCTGACAGCGCCTGCTGAGGTatggggtgggggcagaggggcagagGGGCCACGCTCTCACCCCAATACAGGCAAAAATGGGGCCAGAAGGGTgcggggctggtgctgctgccctcagaCTCATCTCCAGCCTGCCCCCCGCTCTCTTacagctgcagctccccccgCCGCTGGGTGCCGGTCTCTACGATGGGctcattttcctcctgctgAAGCTGCTCGCCCAGGTACCagtcttcccttctcccttctcctcatCCCCTGCTGGCTCCGTGTCCATctttggggctggcaggggcacGGACCAGAGCCCCTCaacgccccctccccgcctgcAGGAGGACAGGGCCGTGGAGCAGGGCTTTGCTGCCTCGGAGCTGTGGAGCGTGCTGTGGCACGGCGTGGCTGCGGTGCTTCGTGTGGGGGCAGAACCCGAGGGAGAAGCCCCGGGAGCACACCGCCCCGCGGCACAGCCAGACTGGGACCTCCTCTCCCCTCAAGGTAGGAGCTGTGGGGCGAGCAGCATCTGCCCTGGAGCCTGCTCCACGTTCTGCCCTCAAGCCAGAGGGGCTCAGGggcttttctcctcctttttcttctcctcctttttcttctcctcctttttcttctcctcctttttcttctcctcctttttcttctcctcctttttcttctcctcctttttcttctcctcctttttcttctcctcctttttcttctcctcctttttcttctcctcctttttcttctcctcctttttcttctcctcctttttcttctcctcctttttcttctcctcctttttcttctcctcctttttcttctcctcctttttcttctcctcctttttcttctccttcttgctATCTGTGTCACGGTGTGAGGGCtgtctgcagcaccagcagacaGAAGAGAGGAGGTTTTTCAACCTTTCTTTTGGCTCCGTTGTGCTGTTTCCCCCGCAGGCACACTGCTCTTCCTCAGCCTGGCCCTCTTCATCTTCACTCGCGAGTCCCACCGCTGCCTGCCGCAGCTCACCCAGTCCCACAGCGTCCTCATGGTGACGTTGAGGAGcctgctgtcccctgccttcctggcctgcctggcacaGACGTGAGTTGGGAGGGCTGGAGAGGGCTGAGAAGCTCCTGAGCTGGTGCTTGCAGGGCACAGCTCCCCAGCAGAGCCTCTCCTCAGGGACTGCTCTCTgcctctgattatttttttctcattgccTGTATCAAGCCCAGTCTCTCTCAAAAATTCAGGCAAGCAGGAGAGGACGGGGACACAGAACTCGTCCCAGCGGTGGTGATCCAGgcctgccagctcctctgcttcccTTTCGCCCTGGATGTGGACAGAGACACCTTAGCCTCGGTCGTGGCAGCAGTGAGAGACTCCCAGCTCCCcgcccagctgctgcaggtacCCCCTGGCCCCGCGCAGCTCCGCGCTGAGCCTCGGgcagccctcagctgctccctgccccgcGTGGCAGGACGAGGAGCTCAGCGCTGCCGTGTCTCCTTTCTCCTCAGGCCTGCTGTCACCACCTGCCGCTCCCGGCCGCGGAGCTCCCCGTCAGCCTCTTGTGCCACCTCGTTGTGTCCGACGAGCGGGTCGTGGCTCAAGTAgtccagcaggctgctgcctcGGAGCCCATCCTCGCCTTTTTGACCACCGTCCTGTTCTCAGACAGCCTCCCGCTGCTGACCGACCTCCTGTCTCTCTTGACTCACGTGGCGCGGGTCTCCTCGGAGCACCTGCCCTTCCTCCAGAGCATCCTGGGGGGCTCGGACGCGTCCCACCAGCCTCTAACCCGCTTGCTCGGCCACCGGGAGCCCCCCATCCGTGCCAAaacctgcagcctgctgggcaacctgctccgCCACAGCCACGGCTTGCCTCAGGAGCTGCAGAACCAGCTGGAAAGCCTCCTGGAGAGCCTCCTGGCGTGCCTGGCAGACCGGGACCAGGACGTCCGCAGAGCAGCCAGCTTCGCCGTGGGCAACGCCGCCTGCCACCCGGCCTCCCCACCCCGCACCCTGCGCAGCGCCGTGCCCGGGCTGACTCGCCTGCTGCTCGACCCCAACCCCAGGACGCGCCGCAACGCCGCCTCGGCCCTGGGGAACCTGTGCTGGTGCTCGAcggagctgggggagctgctgctggagagccgAGCCCCCCGCGTCCTGCTGGAGGTGGCCTGCCGGGACCCCCAGGCCGGCGTGCGGGATAGAGCCCTGATAGCGCTGCGGGCTGCCAGCCggcaccctggggtgcagcAGGTAACCGCTCGCCCTTCTGTTGGGCTGCCGGTGGCACTGGGGGGATGCTACTGGGCTAACTGGGCTGACTGGTGGCTCCTGTGCCTCTGTGtgccctgcaggtgctgctgtcGCTGGGGGCTGGCGAGAAGCTGGTGGCGCACGCAGCGCCTGGTGGCAGCCCCTGGCTTTCTGCACGGCACTGCCAGAAGCTCCTCAGCCTCCTCGCGGCCTCGCACAGCAGCTGAGGACGCGGTGGCACCTGCGGGACCCCcgcagcagggacaggacagcAGGGACACGGCTCCCTCCAGCCCCGACCCCGAGTG harbors:
- the STK36 gene encoding serine/threonine-protein kinase 36 isoform X6, with the protein product MKDPRQRLSWPELLSHPFIAGRVTVIDDTEEHGISNPFTTKLPPELQALKEQQAHSLAPRSGQSRILRKARQKMAEEAQKKEQLKANTACLKDSGKGNAGHKPRAAPGKAALGEGEPPAASKEKNSSVLQGKSSVAQRQLEEPPPSPWEHSITHDYEQEFCRAGVPLHAAAGRAQPHGRRSIEAVDLESEPSLLRGQELESDEEWQHLIEATEPSATQLSVPLSLLRDTAFRHRLRARLAASAQQVLEGMLEGASHLRPVLRVVGNLLATRCHAELLEQLCLELNVPLALLQLTKQILQSGCTKQQPWCVAVLTDLVRVTTVYFSSACSLEESEQKDSLQAFQESANHFLALLLDLLAEPADSEMRLCQQSLLCFTLLCESLDATCPSVSAPFYTSLREEHQPLLDRLLQGSLSEHHALPGAAMEAKSAHDQSQHVADLYTAALAAACSIPLARNSSRDAKKQVAFRVAEKLTDGENRQLGRLLGRLEHPGCSLNVLKILYAACHASPSLCQHLGRSQQAWGCLLQLSQGKQVPMAEAAQGVSCEASLYLLALLTLQPQACPPRLEEVLSLAVDVLTQSPVASRVGAAAFLLAQLSQHGVDVVLGEEEVLPAVTNALTAPAELQLPPPLGAGLYDGLIFLLLKLLAQEDRAVEQGFAASELWSVLWHGVAAVLRVGAEPEGEAPGAHRPAAQPDWDLLSPQGTLLFLSLALFIFTRESHRCLPQLTQSHSVLMVTLRSLLSPAFLACLAQTQAGEDGDTELVPAVVIQACQLLCFPFALDVDRDTLASVVAAVRDSQLPAQLLQACCHHLPLPAAELPVSLLCHLVVSDERVVAQVVQQAAASEPILAFLTTVLFSDSLPLLTDLLSLLTHVARVSSEHLPFLQSILGGSDASHQPLTRLLGHREPPIRAKTCSLLGNLLRHSHGLPQELQNQLESLLESLLACLADRDQDVRRAASFAVGNAACHPASPPRTLRSAVPGLTRLLLDPNPRTRRNAASALGNLCWCSTELGELLLESRAPRVLLEVACRDPQAGVRDRALIALRAASRHPGVQQVLLSLGAGEKLVAHAAPGGSPWLSARHCQKLLSLLAASHSS